The Dehalococcoidia bacterium genome has a segment encoding these proteins:
- a CDS encoding zinc-binding dehydrogenase, translating to MIEKGRAAVYCGLGHPFEIKEYPVPEPEPGAILIKVSRANICGSDLHMWRGDIDLAALGAPLPAIIGHEMTGTVAKLGESVTTDSAGQPLAVGDRVVHRYFYPCGRCRACLKGNDGACLIAPLTYISPCEQPPHFLGVYAEYFYLRPNHTVFKVPDDLTDEMVAPANCALSQVIYGLGKVGFGFGETIVIQGAGGLGIYATAVARDMGAEKIIVIDGIDERLRLAKAFGADELIDLRELKTPMERSLRVKELTGGWGADVVAELVGFPQVIPEGIDMLGNGGRYLEMGNVTFGMTYEADPSKLVTGNKSIVGVMLYGPYALKQALDFLSRTKDKYPFDKILSRSYPLEEINRAFEEQDKGLVTRATIIP from the coding sequence AGATCAAGGAATACCCCGTGCCCGAACCCGAGCCAGGGGCTATCCTTATCAAGGTGTCAAGAGCCAATATATGTGGCTCAGACCTTCATATGTGGCGTGGTGACATCGACCTCGCTGCCCTGGGAGCACCGCTACCGGCAATCATCGGCCACGAGATGACAGGCACCGTAGCCAAGCTGGGTGAGAGCGTCACCACCGACTCGGCGGGCCAGCCCCTGGCAGTGGGGGATCGGGTAGTTCACCGCTATTTCTACCCCTGCGGGCGTTGCCGGGCGTGCCTGAAGGGAAACGACGGCGCGTGCCTTATTGCCCCCCTCACTTATATTAGCCCCTGCGAGCAGCCCCCTCACTTCCTGGGCGTTTATGCCGAGTACTTCTACCTGCGCCCCAATCACACCGTTTTTAAAGTGCCTGACGACCTCACCGACGAGATGGTGGCTCCAGCAAACTGCGCCCTATCCCAGGTTATCTATGGCCTGGGGAAAGTGGGGTTCGGCTTCGGGGAGACCATCGTCATTCAGGGGGCGGGAGGCCTGGGCATATATGCAACCGCTGTGGCCAGGGACATGGGTGCGGAGAAGATCATCGTCATCGATGGCATCGATGAGCGCTTGAGGTTGGCAAAGGCCTTCGGCGCCGATGAGCTGATCGACTTGAGGGAGCTTAAGACCCCAATGGAACGGTCGCTAAGGGTAAAGGAGCTAACCGGAGGTTGGGGAGCGGATGTCGTCGCCGAACTCGTGGGCTTCCCCCAGGTTATCCCTGAGGGCATAGACATGTTAGGTAACGGCGGTCGCTACCTGGAGATGGGCAACGTCACCTTTGGAATGACCTATGAGGCTGACCCCTCCAAGCTGGTGACAGGAAACAAGAGCATAGTGGGTGTCATGCTATATGGGCCCTATGCCTTGAAGCAGGCCCTCGACTTCCTCAGCCGAACCAAGGATAAATACCCCTTCGACAAGATACTCTCTCGTTCCTATCCTCTGGAGGAGATCAACAGGGCCTTTGAGGAGCAGGATAAGGGACTGGTCACCAGGGCTACCATCATCCCCTAG
- a CDS encoding DUF134 domain-containing protein, producing the protein MPRPPKWRRVGSIPEVTFFKPAGIPMIHLEEIRLSIEEAEAIRLKDLEGLEQEECAQKMLISRPTFHRVLGSARKKLADALLNGKAIRIEGGNFEMAMRRFKCGNDGKEWDVPFENIVSGQIQVCPSCDNPNVYPVHAPGFGFAGRRGRRRMGEML; encoded by the coding sequence ATGCCTAGACCACCCAAATGGCGTCGAGTCGGTTCCATACCGGAAGTAACTTTCTTCAAGCCAGCGGGAATTCCAATGATACATTTGGAGGAGATACGCCTTTCAATAGAGGAAGCAGAAGCGATACGTCTGAAGGATTTGGAAGGCCTTGAGCAAGAAGAGTGTGCTCAGAAGATGCTGATATCACGCCCTACCTTTCATAGGGTGCTCGGATCCGCCAGGAAGAAGCTGGCAGACGCTCTGCTCAATGGCAAAGCTATTAGGATCGAGGGTGGTAATTTCGAGATGGCGATGCGACGCTTCAAATGCGGTAATGATGGCAAGGAATGGGATGTCCCCTTTGAGAACATAGTGTCCGGACAAATTCAGGTTTGTCCCAGTTGTGATAACCCGAATGTATATCCTGTCCATGCCCCGGGCTTCGGCTTTGCCGGCAGGAGAGGCCGGCGTCGGATGGGAGAGATGTTGTAG
- a CDS encoding 4Fe-4S binding protein yields MPAGEAGVGWERCCSDMFHVDLDKCNGCGACVDVCSQVAISIRDGKAAIDHICCIECGMCFSVCAAGAIQEAVPQAAGMYRGLDTNLEEREVSNMLARGWFGRSRSFGMGRGLGMGRGLGMGRGFGMGRGLGMGRGLGMGRGLGMGRGFGMGRGFGMGRGLGRY; encoded by the coding sequence TTGCCGGCAGGAGAGGCCGGCGTCGGATGGGAGAGATGTTGTAGCGACATGTTTCATGTAGATTTAGATAAGTGCAATGGATGCGGCGCCTGCGTCGATGTTTGCTCCCAGGTGGCAATAAGCATCAGGGACGGCAAGGCCGCAATCGATCATATATGCTGTATTGAATGCGGCATGTGCTTCTCGGTATGTGCTGCGGGTGCCATTCAGGAGGCGGTACCGCAGGCCGCTGGAATGTATCGAGGATTAGATACTAACCTAGAAGAGAGGGAGGTGAGCAATATGCTTGCGAGAGGATGGTTTGGCAGAAGCAGAAGCTTTGGCATGGGCAGAGGCCTAGGCATGGGCAGAGGCCTAGGCATGGGCAGAGGCTTTGGCATGGGCAGAGGCTTGGGCATGGGTAGAGGCCTAGGCATGGGCAGAGGCCTAGGCATGGGCAGAGGCTTTGGTATGGGTAGAGGCTTTGGCATGGGCAGAGGCTTGGGCAGGTATTAA
- a CDS encoding DUF5320 domain-containing protein produces the protein MPGFDGTGPRGMGPMTGGGRGLCSSWGGGASFRRGIVQPYPRVPYAPYWGFGSMPYRSTAPWAAPFEPQITREQELDFLKKKAQATREQLEQIESRIKGLTAEE, from the coding sequence ATGCCTGGATTTGACGGAACAGGACCACGAGGAATGGGCCCAATGACCGGAGGGGGTAGAGGTTTGTGCAGCTCCTGGGGAGGAGGGGCATCTTTCAGGCGCGGGATTGTCCAGCCTTACCCTAGAGTTCCCTATGCTCCATATTGGGGATTTGGGTCTATGCCCTACAGGTCAACTGCGCCGTGGGCGGCACCATTCGAGCCCCAGATAACCCGTGAGCAGGAGCTTGACTTCTTGAAGAAAAAGGCTCAGGCAACAAGGGAGCAACTGGAGCAGATCGAGTCCAGAATAAAAGGGCTCACCGCCGAAGAGTAA